Part of the Paenibacillus sp. JNUCC32 genome is shown below.
GCTCAACCGCTACGGCCCCGCTGCGCGGAGAGAAAATGGACGGGCCGATAACTCTCCCTTTGCCCTGCACGACGGTGATTTTATTTTTACGCATCAAATATTGGACGCCCTGGTGCAGCTTCTCCACAATGCCGTCCTTCCGTTTCTGCACTTTGTTAAACGATAGACGGACTCCGTCCGTCTCGATTCCATAGCGCTCGCTATCCTTCATTTCCGCATAAAGCTCGGCGCTTCGAAGCAATGCTTTGCTCGGAATGCACCCGCGGTGCAAGCAGGTCCCTCCCAATTTGTCCTGCTCGATGATAACCACATTTTTACCGAGCTGGGCTGCACGGATGGCTGCAACATATCCACCGGTACCTCCGCCAAGTATTGCTACATCACATGTTATAGCCACAAACGGCACCTCCATCATAAGTCCAGTTATACACTTTCATTGTACTCTCTTTTTTTCGGATTACAAAATCGTCATCCATAATCGAAATAGACATCCCTTTATGAAAAAGGTATGATAAACGGTAGTTTAATACATCAGTCGCAGGAAGGAATCTTCTATGAAAATGTTAATTTCCCGCTTTATTGCCATCTTGATTTTGGTTATTCCGGGTTTTATGGCAATGAAGGGTTTCTTGATGATGAAGGATGCGGTTTTTCTATATATTGCCGTGCATGGGGACGACAACGTGGCGAACCCCGCTTTCGGTTGGCTTTCTTTTCTTGGCGGACTGGCCCTGTTCGTCATCGGCATCGGTTTCCTGGGCGGCTGGATTCTGTTCCGCGACCGCAAACGGAATTACGTCGGTCCGAGATTCAAAAAGAAGCGCCCGGCAACAAAATCAGGAACGCCGTCCAAAAGCTGATTCACCCATACAAAACAAACACCGGGGAGCGCTCCCCGGTGTTTGTTTCTTTTGGCCCAATTTGTTATTCCATGAGGGCATCCTTCAATTTACTCGACATTCTTGTTTCTTTGGAGGCTGCTTTTAGGGCGGTTCGCCGCAGATTGACATTCTGTCTCGTTAAAGCTTCGATTTCTTCATACATCGCATGGATTAACGTCAGGGCATCCGGAGATAAACCTCCCTTGGATTCCGCCTCCTGTATACGCTCTTTCCATGCTTCCATCTTGTCGCTCATGCTGATCTTCCTTTCAGGGCAATTCCCTATTTTCCGTCTTCAACCCCATGCTTCCTACGTCCGTATCATTAACGAACCTTCAAATCGGCGGACAATTCGGCTATCAATTTCGGCATCCAATCGTGCAAATCCCAAAATTTAAAGCCGGCGGCTGCGGCTTTGGCATGATCCATCGTCCAATCACCCGGAATGCCGAACGGAGACATGTGATCCGGTGCCGCCGATGACTGGAGCGGTGCCGTCCTCCCGATTTCCTGCTGGATCAAGCCCATCATTTCCCGTACCGAAATCGTGCCGCTCGAACATGCATTAACCGGGCCTTCCAAATGGACTCGGCCTGCCCACTCCAGAAATTCTGCCGCTTCTTCGGCATGCACAAACGAGATTTGCGCGTCGGGATCCGGCAAACCAATGGCTTCCCCGCTCGCAGCATGTTCAATATGGAAAAGCAGCCTTCGCGTGTAATCATCCGGTCCAAGCACAATCGGCAGCCGGACGGCGGTTACATTGAGGTTATGGCGACCGAACAATACCGCCTCCGCCTGGCGCTTGCCTTCCTTGTAGCTGTAGTCCCTGCTTTCATTCATCATGACCGGGTATCTGTAAGGATCAAAGTCTTCTTCCCTCACCGGATGATCCGCAAAATCATATACCGACAACGTGGAGGTCAGCACATATTGTCCTACACGTCCGGCAAATAAATCCGCTGCTTGTCCCGCTTCTTCCGGCGTATAACATATATTATCATATACGATATCAAAATCCTGGCTCCCCACTGCCTGCTTTAAGCTCTCCGGATCTTTCCGATCCGCGGCAAGCCGCGAAACGGCACCCCCGAATGGATCCTGGTGTTGTCCGCGCGTCAAAATCGTAACGGCATCGCCGTTAGCCACCAGCCGGTTAACCAGCCTTTTGCCAAAAAAGCGGGTTCCGCCCAATACTAATATCTTTGC
Proteins encoded:
- a CDS encoding DUF2627 domain-containing protein, with the translated sequence MKMLISRFIAILILVIPGFMAMKGFLMMKDAVFLYIAVHGDDNVANPAFGWLSFLGGLALFVIGIGFLGGWILFRDRKRNYVGPRFKKKRPATKSGTPSKS
- a CDS encoding NAD-dependent epimerase/dehydratase family protein, giving the protein MAKILVLGGTRFFGKRLVNRLVANGDAVTILTRGQHQDPFGGAVSRLAADRKDPESLKQAVGSQDFDIVYDNICYTPEEAGQAADLFAGRVGQYVLTSTLSVYDFADHPVREEDFDPYRYPVMMNESRDYSYKEGKRQAEAVLFGRHNLNVTAVRLPIVLGPDDYTRRLLFHIEHAASGEAIGLPDPDAQISFVHAEEAAEFLEWAGRVHLEGPVNACSSGTISVREMMGLIQQEIGRTAPLQSSAAPDHMSPFGIPGDWTMDHAKAAAAGFKFWDLHDWMPKLIAELSADLKVR